From Gimesia panareensis, the proteins below share one genomic window:
- a CDS encoding sulfatase, which produces MKLPRALQLCCLLLLLTLNLTASAAEQKYNVLFIISDDLTATALSCYGNKVCQTPNIDSIAAKGTRFTHAYCQATYCGPSRASFMSGYYPHASKAFGYVSPRSYIGDRPTWAQLFKNNGYYTARVSKIYHMGVPGDIEKGSDGTDDPASWTEKFNSQGPEWAAPGDGETLENNPDGKKPAVGGNTFVVVEADGDDLVHSDGKTSKKAVELIQKHKDEPFFLGIGFVRPHVPFVAPRTYFPPFKPYSKHVLPEKVPGDWDDIPKLGINYKTSKGMKMDIRRQKKAVGGYLAAVSYMDRQVGKVLDALEQAGIADKTIVIFTSDHGYHLGEHDFWAKVSLHEESAAVPLIISVPGKQPAVCDSLAELLDLYPTISSLCDLNVPTGIQGKNLAPLLDDPTLKVRDAAFSVDPRNKGNRGFLLRDERYAYIQYKEDASGGVELFDMEQDPKQYTNLAEKPGYEKLVARFKQRMADKLKAVRTNDLGHSYD; this is translated from the coding sequence ATGAAACTCCCCCGCGCGTTACAGCTTTGCTGTCTGTTGTTGTTGCTGACGCTTAACCTCACTGCGTCCGCAGCCGAGCAGAAGTACAATGTGCTGTTTATTATCTCCGATGACCTGACCGCAACTGCCTTGTCCTGTTACGGAAACAAGGTCTGCCAGACTCCGAATATCGACAGCATCGCCGCGAAAGGGACACGGTTCACACACGCCTATTGTCAGGCCACTTATTGTGGCCCCTCGCGCGCCTCGTTCATGTCCGGATATTATCCGCATGCCAGCAAAGCCTTCGGATATGTCAGCCCGCGATCCTATATCGGCGATCGGCCCACCTGGGCACAGTTGTTTAAGAACAACGGCTATTACACGGCTCGCGTCAGTAAGATCTATCATATGGGCGTCCCCGGTGACATCGAAAAGGGGAGTGACGGCACCGACGATCCCGCCTCCTGGACCGAAAAATTCAACAGCCAGGGACCCGAATGGGCTGCGCCTGGAGACGGCGAAACACTGGAAAATAATCCGGATGGCAAAAAGCCGGCCGTGGGAGGCAATACGTTCGTCGTCGTCGAAGCGGACGGCGATGATCTTGTGCACTCCGATGGTAAAACATCTAAGAAAGCGGTCGAGCTGATTCAAAAACACAAGGACGAACCCTTTTTTCTGGGCATCGGCTTTGTCCGACCGCATGTTCCTTTTGTCGCACCCCGCACTTACTTCCCGCCTTTCAAACCTTACAGCAAACATGTGCTTCCAGAAAAAGTTCCCGGCGACTGGGACGACATTCCCAAACTGGGCATCAATTATAAAACCAGTAAGGGCATGAAGATGGATATCCGCCGTCAGAAAAAAGCGGTGGGTGGCTATCTGGCAGCCGTCTCCTACATGGATCGCCAGGTGGGAAAAGTGCTCGATGCACTGGAGCAGGCAGGGATCGCCGACAAGACCATCGTGATCTTCACCAGCGACCATGGCTACCATCTGGGCGAACACGATTTCTGGGCCAAGGTCAGCCTGCATGAAGAGTCAGCGGCAGTCCCTTTGATCATCAGCGTGCCCGGAAAACAACCTGCCGTCTGTGATTCACTGGCGGAACTGCTCGACCTCTATCCCACCATCAGCAGTCTCTGTGACCTGAATGTCCCCACTGGCATCCAGGGGAAAAATCTCGCTCCACTGCTCGATGATCCGACTCTCAAGGTCCGCGATGCCGCCTTCAGTGTCGATCCGCGAAACAAGGGCAATCGCGGCTTCCTGCTTCGCGATGAGCGCTACGCCTATATTCAATACAAGGAAGATGCTTCCGGCGGTGTCGAGCTGTTCGATATGGAACAGGATCCCAAGCAGTATACGAACCTTGCTGAAAAGCCCGGTTACGAAAAGCTGGTGGCCCGGTTCAAACAGCGGATGGCAGACAAACTGAAAGCCGTCCGCACGAATGACCTGGGTCATTCCTACGACTGA